A DNA window from Theobroma cacao cultivar B97-61/B2 chromosome 5, Criollo_cocoa_genome_V2, whole genome shotgun sequence contains the following coding sequences:
- the LOC18600381 gene encoding uncharacterized protein LOC18600381, whose protein sequence is MAAPAPSCFNCRCFASKPNSSISSTNFPLSFSCPIFSGCNGISLTRTGSSSRTHAKFEKFQGDPSDANLEDTILSSVQTQQQTVQAEDEEEDDSCLPSDLEGAVRQSGQASALFVSSGGLRAIVELLIPQLQFLDDEGAQAELWELSRIFLDTLIEETGCQKVRAIFPDAGAAALLKYLWKDAAFGFASLSDRKPVEHQDEIIVMVVPDYQMLDRVERIASELSDDPPKPLIMWNPRLISEDVGVGFNVRKLRRYFLSSFSTVYSMRPFAAGAVFRCYPGLWKVFYDDKDRPGRYLLAKELVSRPDAEELEIIYGNVDEKSKQGPSLFSQAAGIFSSLNRFMKAIAK, encoded by the exons ATGGCTGCCCCAGCACCAAGCTGCTTCAACTGCCGCTGCTTTGCTTCCAAACCCAACAGTTCAATCTCCTCCACTAACTTTCCCTTGTCTTTTTCTTGTCCAATCTTCAGTGGTTGTAATGGGATTTCACTAACCAGAACTGGGTCTAGCTCAAGAACACATGCCAAGTTTGAGAAGTTCCAAGGTGATCCGTCTGACGCCAATCTTGAAGATACTATATTATCCTCCGTGCAAACACAGCAACAAACTGTTCAAGCAGAAGATGAGGAAGAAGATGACAG CTGCTTGCCATCTGACTTGGAGGGTGCAGTCAGGCAATCAGGTCAAGCAAGTGCCTTGTTTGTGTCTTCTGGAGGATTGAGAGCTATA GTTGAGCTCCTAATACCTCAGCTACAGTTTCTTGATGATGAAGGTGCACAAGCTGAGCTTTGGGAACTATCAAGAATTTTCTTGGATACACTTATAGAAGAAACAGGATGTCAG AAAGTTAGAGCTATATTTCCAGATGCTGGAGCTGCTGCATTATTGAAATATCTATGGAAAGATgctgcttttggatttgccaG TTTGAGTGACCGGAAGCCTGTGGAGCACCAAGATGAGATTATAGTTATGGTTGTTCCTGATTACCAGATGTTGGACCGTGTAGAGAGAATTGCCTCGGAGCTATCAGATGATCCG CCCAAGCCTCTCATCATGTGGAATCCGCGTCTCATAAGTGAAGATGTTGGAGTTGGGTTTAATGTTCGCAAGTTGAGGCGATACTTCTTAAG TTCTTTCTCGACTGTTTACTCAATGAGACCTTTCGCTGCTGGTGCTGTGTTTAGGTGTTATCCAGG ATTATGGAAGGTGTTTTATGATGATAAAGACAGGCCTGGTAGATATCTGCTTGCAAAAGAACTCGTAAGCCGTCCTGATGCCGAAGAACTTGAG ATAATATATGGAAATGTAGACGAGAAGTCCAAGCAAGGCCCGTCTTTGTTTAGTCAAGCAGCAGGCATTTTTTCTTCACTGAATCGATTCATGAAAGCTATTGCAAAATAA